A segment of the Pseudomonadota bacterium genome:
GCATGTGCGCGCACATCCTGAAGATGGCGGGGCAGAAGGTCGGGCTCACCACCACCGACGGCATCTACATCGACGGCAACCTGGTGCGACGCGGCGACATGACAGGGCCGTGGAGCGCGCGCATGGTGCTCAAGGACCCCAGCATCGATGTGGCCGTGCTCGAGACCGCGCGGGGGGGGATCCTGCGCTCGGGCCTCGGTTTCGATCGCAGCAACATCGGCGCGGTGCTGAACGTCTCCGACGACCACCTCGGGCTCGGAGGCATCAACACGGTCGACGAGCTGGCCAATGTCAAGTCACTGGTGATCGAGGTGGTCCTTCCCGGAGGCTGGGGCGTTCTCAATGCCGAGGACCATCGCTGCGTGGCCATGGCAGAGCGATGCGACGGCAAGGTGGCCTGGTTCTCGTATGACCCAGGCAATGCGCTGTTCCGAGGCCACGTGGAGAGCGATGGCAAGGGCGCCACCTACGAGCAGCAGACCATCGTCCTCCACGATGGACGCAAGCGCATGCCCGTGGTGAACGTGGTGGAGGTGCCCGCCACCTATGGCGGCACGTCGAGCGCGAACATCAAGAACGCCCTTGCCGCGGCACTGATGTGCCATCTCGCGGGGGTGGCCATCGAGGACATCCGCCAGGGCCTTCAGACCTTCGACGCCTCGTTCCATCTGACCCCGGGACGCATGAACCTGGTCGACGTGAAGGGGTTCCGCGTGCTGCTCGACTACGCCCACAACGCCGCGGCCTTCGAGGAGATGGCCAGCTTCGTGCGGGCCTTCCACAAGCAGCGGAGCATCGGCGTCATCGCCGGGCCTGGCGACCGTCAGAACAGCGCCCTGACCCGACTGGGCGAGCTCGCGGGCGCCATCTTCGACGTTCTCATCATCAAGGAAGACGACAATCGCCGGGGACGCGCGCCGGGAGAGACCGCATCGATTCTCGAGGCGGGCGTGCGCGCGGGGCGAGCGGCGGCGGGGCGTGAGACCACCGACGAGAACCTGCGCATCATCCCGGTCGAGCCGGAAGCGGTAGACTGCGCGCTGAAGCTGGGGCGCCGTGACGACCTCGTGGTGATCCTGGGAGACGATCTGCTGCGCTGCTGGGAGCAGATCAGCGCCGCGCGACGCGGCTGACCCCCCCTACTCCTGCGCGGGCGGATCGGCGGCAAGCGTGAAGATGAACGTGCTGCCACGCCCCAGCTCGCTCAGAACCCGCACCTGCCCTCCGTGGGCACGCACGATCTGCTGCACGATGGACAGACCCAGCCCCGTGCCGCCCGGTGTTCGGCCGTCGCTGCCGGCAACATGGAAGAAGCGCTCGAAGATGCGCTCCAGGTTCTCGGGAGCGATGCCAGCCCCCGTGTCGGCCACCTCGACCTGCACCGAGCCGTCGTCGAGCCGACAGGCCCGGATCTCGACGCGCCCGTCTGCCGTGAACTTGAGCGCGTTGCCCACCAGGTTGTAGAAGACGCGGGTCAGCATGCCGCGATCTGCGTTCACCGAGAGCCCCACGGGCACATCTGCGCCCAGGAGAATACCCTTCTTGCGCGCCGCCAGCCGGAAGTTGGAGCAGATCTCGGTCGCGAGAGAATCGAGCCGGACCTCCTGCACGTGCATGCGCATGAGCCCCTTGTTGGCTTCGAGACGAGAGAGCGACAACAGGTTCTCGATGAGCTCCTTGAGGAGATCGGTCTGGCTGTCGACCGTCTCGAGGATGTCGAGCACCGCGTCATCGAAGCGACGTGGATCCTTGAGGAGAACATAGAGGTAGCCCTTGATGATGGTGAGCGGGGTTCGCAGCTCATGCGCCACGGTGGAGAGAAAGTCGGACTTGACCGCGTCCATCTTGCGCAGATGCTGGTTCATGCGGCTGATCTCGTCGAACATGGCCACATTCTCGATGGCCATGGCCAGATGGCGGGCAAGCTCACGGACCCGTGCCTCGTGGTGAGACTCGAAGGCACGGCGGCGTCGGCTCGCAAGCGCCAGCGCGGCCACCGTCTCGCGCCGAACGATGAGCGGAACGAGCATGAAGCTCTTCATGCCGCGACCCGAGAGGTACTGCTCGAACCCGCCCTCCGCGTCGTCGATGTCGTGCCGGAGAACGGGTCCCTGGCCAGCCAGGGCTTCCTGCACGAGCGTGTGCGCGAGGGGAAAGGTGATCTCGCGCTTCGACAGCCCGCCGTCATCGGCGGTGGACACCGACAGCCGCATCAGTGCGTGCTCGCGGTCGACGATGATCAGGCCTGACCAGTCACACGCGACGAACTTCCCGGTGCTGGCCACCACGCTGCCAAACACCGAGGAGAGCTCACGGGTCGAGCTCACCGTTTCGGTGAGGCGGCTGATCGCCTCGAGACGCTCGACCCGATCCTCGAGCTGACGAATGAGTCGGGCGTTTCTGAGGAAGATGCTCGCCTGTCGCACGACACCGTAGATGAGATCGATCTGCGACGGCGCGAACATGCCGGAGGTGGTGTGCATGACGAACACCAGGCCTGTGCAGGTCTCCTGGGAGACGAGCGGCCAGACCCCAAGGGCGCGCGCGCCGCAGAGCGTGGTGAGGAACATCTCGGTCGGGCCGAGATCGACAGCGTCGAGGTCAGCCTCGACCCGCGCCTTGCGCTTCTCGAAGACGAGCCGCGAGAGCTCTTCCTGCGCCGGGAAGAAGCGCAGCAGCTCGCCGATGTGCAGGCGCTGAAGGCCATCGAGTCCCCAGGAGGCGCACACCCGAAGGCAGTCTCCCCCCTCGTCGTCGGAGAGGATGATGCAGTGCGACGCCTGCAGCGCTCGGGCGCACATCTCCGCAAACCCATGCATGCCCTCCCCCACCTGAAGGGAGCTGGCCGCGAGCCGGGCCGCCTCGAGCATGAGGCGGCGCCCCTCAGACTGACGTGCCTGCTCGAGCTGGAGCTTTGCGTTCTCGATGGCGAGGCTGGCTGGAATCGCCAACCGCTCGAACGCGGATATCTCGCGCGCGTGCATCACGCACGGGTCTGCGAAGACGGCGGTGAGTGTGCCGACGACCCGCTCGCCAAAGACCAGGGGAACGACGAAGAGACTGTCGGGGCCGTTCTCAAAGGGGGCTCCGCGATCGCCCACCTGGGTGAACAGCGTGGCGCGGCGGGTCTTCATCACCTCTCGCTCGAGCGGGCCGCACCAGGCGGGCAGGGGCGCTGGCGCGATGCGCCGGGCATGCCACCATGCGCCCACGATGAGTGCCGGCCCCCCCTGTTCGGTGAAGAGCACGTGGCACGCTTCGGTGGAGAGCACCTTGCCCGCGTTCTCGACGATGTGCGTGAGCACCGACGCGGCATCACGCGACA
Coding sequences within it:
- a CDS encoding GAF domain-containing protein, which gives rise to MPDLSALAKPLRKRIRALSALHDEALGLVLSRDAASVLTHIVENAGKVLSTEACHVLFTEQGGPALIVGAWWHARRIAPAPLPAWCGPLEREVMKTRRATLFTQVGDRGAPFENGPDSLFVVPLVFGERVVGTLTAVFADPCVMHAREISAFERLAIPASLAIENAKLQLEQARQSEGRRLMLEAARLAASSLQVGEGMHGFAEMCARALQASHCIILSDDEGGDCLRVCASWGLDGLQRLHIGELLRFFPAQEELSRLVFEKRKARVEADLDAVDLGPTEMFLTTLCGARALGVWPLVSQETCTGLVFVMHTTSGMFAPSQIDLIYGVVRQASIFLRNARLIRQLEDRVERLEAISRLTETVSSTRELSSVFGSVVASTGKFVACDWSGLIIVDREHALMRLSVSTADDGGLSKREITFPLAHTLVQEALAGQGPVLRHDIDDAEGGFEQYLSGRGMKSFMLVPLIVRRETVAALALASRRRRAFESHHEARVRELARHLAMAIENVAMFDEISRMNQHLRKMDAVKSDFLSTVAHELRTPLTIIKGYLYVLLKDPRRFDDAVLDILETVDSQTDLLKELIENLLSLSRLEANKGLMRMHVQEVRLDSLATEICSNFRLAARKKGILLGADVPVGLSVNADRGMLTRVFYNLVGNALKFTADGRVEIRACRLDDGSVQVEVADTGAGIAPENLERIFERFFHVAGSDGRTPGGTGLGLSIVQQIVRAHGGQVRVLSELGRGSTFIFTLAADPPAQE